The Ahaetulla prasina isolate Xishuangbanna chromosome 4, ASM2864084v1, whole genome shotgun sequence genome has a window encoding:
- the XCR1 gene encoding chemokine XC receptor 1 produces the protein MTNLTDDNEWTSNSTFYDYIPIETNYCNMDETSRFSAIFTCILYFLIFFFSLVGNSLVLWIVMKYENLKSLTNLFILNLCITDLTFSCTLPFWIVYHYYGWIFGDFLCKAVSAIFSISYYGGIIFLTIMTILRYLAVVDPLSTIRTQTKKCSILVSMAIWSSSIMVAIPEIIFIEVIIDDHGKQHCEYEEGFIWKMIEMSLQVTFFLLSFFIIVACYIGMLKILLRSWSQRKYRTVRLIFAIVVVFFLSWAPYNVFNFVYVLSIQHVIKTECQTRNYIFFAFDISRKIAYCHCYINPILYVFVGVKFRRHLKLLYKQLSPCHGRISPSSPRMHSFHFSPYDDASIY, from the coding sequence ATGACTAACCTAACAGATGATAATGAATGGACCTCAAATTCAACATTTTACGATTACATCCCAATAGAAACAAATTATTGTAATATGGATGAGACCTCCAGATTCAGTGCTATATTTACTTGCATCCtttattttctgatcttcttcttCAGCTTGGTAGGAAATAGCCTTGTTTTGTGGATTGTGATGAAATATGAAAACCTCAAATCTTTAACAAACCTTTTCATCCTGAACCTTTGCATCACTGACTTGACCTTCTCATGCACTCTGCCGTTCTGGATTGTATATCATTATTATGGATGGATTTTTGGTGATTTTCTCTGCAAGGCAGTAAGTGCTATCTTTTCTATCAGCTACTATGGTGGTATCATCTTTCTCACTATCATGACTATTCTGCGGTACCTGGCTGTGGTTGATCCCTTATCAACCATAAGAACACAGACCAAAAAATGTAGCATTCTGGTGAGCATGGCCATTTGGAGTAGCAGCATAATGGTTGCAATACCTGAGATCATTTTTATTGAAGTCATTATTGATGATCATGGCAAACAACACTGTGAGTACGAAGAGGGATTCATCTGGAAAATGATAGAGATGAGCCTGCAAGTAACATTTTTCCTCCTGTCTTTTTTTATTATAGTAGCTTGTTACATTGGGATGCTTAAAATTTTGCTTAGATCATGGTCTCAAAGGAAGTACAGAACTGTGAGACTCATATTTGCTATTGTGGTGGTCTTTTTCCTGAGTTGGGCTCCTTACAATGTATTTAACTTTGTGTATGTTTTGTCTATTCAGCATGTCATCAAGACAGAATGTCAAACTcgcaattatattttttttgcttttgatatCAGTCGCAAAATAGCCTACTGTCACTGCTACATTAACCCAATCCTGTACGTCTTTGTTGGAGTGAAATTCAGAAGGCACCTAAAACTCCTGTACAAGCAATTGTCTCCTTGTCATGGCAGAATCTCTCCTTCCAGCCCAAGAatgcattcatttcatttcagtccATATGATGATGCATCCATATACTGA